From Oscillospiraceae bacterium, a single genomic window includes:
- a CDS encoding histidinol-phosphate aminotransferase family protein gives MRWPDKLARLTPYAAAPAPDSGAVRLDANESFLTPPRWLWEKITTAVRSVALHRYPDPAASELCALFAGRMHVPASGVVAGNGSDELISLLMAALVPRGGRVLVSEPDFSMYRVYAQLYEHDCVAAPKTAGRPDMDALLTAHRARPADLIIFSNPCNPTGLGASAAEVLALAEAVDCPVVVDEAYMDFWDQSVLAHTRRRDNLIVLRTCSKALGLAGARLGFALSGDPLAAALRAAKSPFNVSALAQAVGAVVLAETEYLDVCVQEIRRSVEALYRALSVLAAHAEGIEVHETKTNFVLLTGARVPALYEALRVQNILVRHLPPDTLRVTAGTESEHKTLLTALEAHLPA, from the coding sequence ATGAGATGGCCGGACAAATTGGCGCGCCTTACCCCCTATGCCGCCGCGCCGGCGCCGGACAGCGGCGCCGTCCGGCTGGATGCCAACGAGAGCTTTCTGACGCCGCCCCGCTGGCTGTGGGAGAAGATCACGACGGCTGTGCGATCCGTCGCGCTGCACCGGTACCCGGACCCCGCGGCCTCGGAGCTCTGCGCGCTCTTTGCCGGACGGATGCATGTCCCCGCCTCCGGCGTGGTGGCCGGCAACGGGTCGGACGAGCTGATCTCCCTGTTGATGGCGGCTCTGGTGCCGCGCGGCGGGCGCGTACTGGTCAGCGAGCCGGATTTTTCGATGTACCGTGTTTACGCGCAGCTCTATGAGCACGACTGCGTCGCGGCGCCCAAGACGGCCGGCCGGCCCGACATGGACGCGCTGCTGACGGCTCACCGGGCGCGGCCGGCGGACCTCATCATCTTCTCGAATCCCTGTAACCCGACTGGGCTCGGCGCGTCGGCCGCAGAGGTGTTGGCGCTCGCGGAGGCGGTGGACTGCCCGGTGGTGGTGGACGAGGCGTACATGGACTTCTGGGATCAGAGCGTGCTGGCGCACACGCGGCGGCGGGACAATCTGATCGTGCTGCGAACCTGTTCGAAAGCGCTGGGTCTGGCGGGCGCGCGGCTGGGATTCGCGCTCAGCGGCGACCCACTCGCGGCGGCGCTGCGCGCCGCCAAATCGCCTTTCAACGTGAGCGCTCTTGCCCAGGCGGTGGGAGCCGTCGTGCTGGCGGAGACGGAGTATTTGGACGTGTGCGTGCAGGAGATCCGGCGGTCGGTGGAGGCTCTGTATCGCGCGCTGTCGGTGCTCGCGGCGCACGCCGAGGGCATTGAGGTACACGAAACAAAGACAAACTTCGTGCTCCTCACCGGCGCGCGCGTCCCGGCGCTGTACGAGGCCCTGCGTGTGCAAAACATCCTCGTGCGCCACCTGCCCCCAGACACCCTCCGCGTCACCGCCGGCACCGAATCAGAGCACAAAACACTCCTAACCGCCCTGGAAGCACATCTACCCGCCTGA
- the hisG gene encoding ATP phosphoribosyltransferase translates to MKELLRLALTKGRLETKLLGLLRRAGVDTAPLEDKGRRLIHPLPDAGVEVVLAKAPDVITYVEHGVCDLGVVGKDTILECGQSFYEVLDLRFGACRFALAVREGEDFFGTYRHRRVASKYPNVAGDWFAARGLDVEIIRIEGSVELAPLLGLADAIVDIVETGATLRANGLVPVADVCPVSARLIVNLAAMKMKRAPVQAFVALCRAGLEES, encoded by the coding sequence GTGAAGGAACTGCTGCGGCTGGCGCTGACCAAGGGCCGGCTGGAGACAAAGCTGCTTGGCCTGCTGCGGCGCGCGGGCGTCGACACGGCGCCGCTGGAGGACAAGGGCCGGCGGCTGATCCATCCGCTGCCGGACGCCGGGGTGGAGGTGGTGCTGGCCAAAGCGCCGGACGTCATCACCTATGTGGAGCACGGCGTGTGCGACCTCGGCGTCGTGGGGAAGGATACGATCCTTGAGTGCGGGCAGTCCTTCTATGAAGTGTTGGATCTGCGGTTCGGCGCGTGTCGGTTTGCGTTGGCGGTGCGCGAGGGGGAAGATTTCTTTGGCACCTACCGGCACCGGCGTGTGGCCTCGAAGTATCCAAACGTGGCCGGCGACTGGTTTGCGGCGCGGGGGCTGGACGTGGAGATCATCCGGATCGAGGGCTCGGTGGAGCTCGCCCCGCTGCTGGGGCTGGCCGATGCCATCGTGGACATTGTGGAGACAGGCGCCACGCTCCGGGCCAACGGGCTGGTGCCTGTTGCGGACGTCTGTCCCGTCAGCGCGCGCCTCATTGTGAACCTGGCGGCCATGAAGATGAAACGGGCGCCGGTGCAGGCGTTTGTGGCGCTGTGCCGCGCGGGATTGGAGGAAAGCTGA
- the hisD gene encoding histidinol dehydrogenase, whose product MFAIVHAASGEAGALLAAQAARRRGSDAAVRAAVSALIDEVRTGGWDAVCRYSQVLDGSAPREIPRAEWEAAAARCPADVTGALLRAAENIRVYQERLLVYSDEWDAPGGGRVGVRVRGLTRVGLYVPGGKAAYPSSVLMNAIPAKVAGVEELIMVTPPTEHLSPAVLAAAALAGVDRVFAVGGAQAVAALALGVGPIPPVDKIVGPGNAYVAEAKRQLYGVIDIDMVAGPSEVLVMADDSADPAFAAADMLSQAEHDEMASAVLVTTDEAVAKAVRAACAAQLAALPRRSVAETALRDFGAGIICEDWDEACRLADQIAPEHLELLTRRPRALLPKLHNAGAVFLGPYSPEALGDYMAGPCHVLPTSGTARFFSPLSVDAFLKKTSVIEFDRAALTPLWRDVETLALTEGLHGHAASARMRFAAERTAWEGAET is encoded by the coding sequence ATGTTTGCGATTGTACACGCCGCCTCCGGCGAGGCCGGAGCGCTTTTGGCCGCGCAGGCCGCGCGGCGGCGCGGCAGCGACGCGGCGGTGCGCGCGGCGGTGTCCGCGTTGATTGACGAGGTGCGCACCGGGGGCTGGGACGCCGTATGCCGATACTCACAGGTGCTGGACGGCAGCGCGCCGAGGGAGATCCCGCGTGCGGAGTGGGAGGCGGCCGCCGCGCGCTGCCCGGCCGATGTGACGGGGGCGCTCCTGCGGGCCGCTGAAAACATCCGAGTTTATCAGGAGAGGCTGCTCGTCTACTCCGACGAATGGGACGCCCCGGGCGGGGGCCGGGTGGGCGTGCGTGTACGAGGCCTGACCCGCGTCGGGCTCTATGTACCGGGCGGCAAAGCGGCCTACCCGTCCAGCGTGCTGATGAACGCGATCCCCGCCAAGGTGGCGGGGGTGGAGGAGCTCATTATGGTCACGCCGCCCACGGAGCATCTCAGCCCGGCGGTGTTGGCGGCGGCGGCGCTGGCTGGCGTGGACAGGGTGTTTGCGGTCGGCGGCGCGCAGGCCGTCGCGGCGCTGGCGCTGGGCGTAGGGCCCATCCCGCCGGTCGACAAGATCGTCGGGCCGGGCAACGCCTATGTGGCCGAGGCCAAGCGCCAGCTCTACGGCGTTATCGACATCGACATGGTGGCCGGCCCCTCGGAGGTGCTCGTGATGGCCGACGACAGCGCCGATCCGGCCTTTGCGGCGGCGGACATGCTTTCTCAAGCCGAACACGACGAGATGGCCTCCGCCGTGCTGGTGACCACCGACGAGGCGGTGGCCAAGGCTGTGCGGGCGGCGTGCGCGGCGCAGTTGGCCGCGCTGCCCCGGCGGTCCGTGGCGGAGACGGCCCTGCGGGATTTTGGGGCCGGCATCATCTGTGAAGACTGGGACGAGGCCTGCCGGCTGGCCGACCAGATCGCGCCGGAGCACCTGGAACTCTTGACGCGGCGCCCGCGTGCGCTGCTGCCGAAGCTCCACAACGCGGGCGCCGTCTTTCTCGGCCCGTACAGTCCCGAGGCGTTGGGCGACTACATGGCCGGGCCCTGCCACGTACTGCCCACCTCCGGCACGGCGCGGTTCTTTTCACCGCTGTCGGTGGACGCTTTTTTGAAGAAGACCAGCGTGATCGAATTTGATAGGGCTGCCTTGACTCCGCTGTGGCGGGATGTGGAGACGCTGGCGCTCACCGAGGGGCTGCACGGGCATGCCGCCTCCGCGCGGATGCGTTTCGCGGCCGAACGCACGGCTTGGGAGGGGGCGGAGACATGA